One part of the Marichromatium purpuratum 984 genome encodes these proteins:
- the lpxA gene encoding acyl-ACP--UDP-N-acetylglucosamine O-acyltransferase, which yields MIHPSALVDPGARLDSGVEVGPFAVIGPEVEIGAGTRIGPHAVVRGPTRIGRDNRIFQFTSIGENPQDKKYAGEPTRLEIGDRNQVREFVTIHRGTVQDQGVTRIGDDNLLMAYTHVAHDCRIGNDVIMANAASLGGHVEVQDWAILGGFTIVHQFTRIGAHSFCAMGSVLGRDVPPYVTVGGHPAAPHGINSEGLRRRGFEPAAIQAIKRAYRSLYLAGLRREEALERIATMSAETPELHALIDFIAASARGIVR from the coding sequence TTGATCCATCCCAGCGCCCTCGTCGACCCGGGCGCCCGCCTCGACTCCGGGGTCGAGGTCGGCCCCTTCGCGGTGATCGGCCCCGAGGTCGAGATCGGCGCCGGGACCCGGATCGGTCCGCACGCGGTGGTGCGCGGGCCGACCCGGATCGGACGCGACAACCGGATCTTCCAGTTCACCTCGATCGGTGAGAATCCGCAGGACAAGAAGTACGCCGGCGAGCCGACCCGCTTGGAGATCGGCGATCGCAACCAGGTCCGCGAGTTCGTCACCATCCATCGCGGCACCGTCCAGGATCAGGGCGTCACCCGCATCGGCGACGACAACCTGCTGATGGCCTACACCCACGTCGCCCACGACTGCCGTATCGGCAACGACGTGATCATGGCCAATGCCGCCTCGCTTGGCGGTCATGTCGAGGTGCAGGACTGGGCGATCCTCGGCGGTTTCACCATCGTCCACCAGTTCACCCGCATCGGTGCCCACAGCTTCTGCGCCATGGGCTCGGTGCTCGGGCGCGACGTGCCGCCCTATGTCACCGTCGGCGGTCATCCTGCGGCGCCTCACGGCATCAACAGCGAGGGGTTGCGTCGGCGCGGCTTCGAGCCGGCGGCCATCCAGGCGATCAAGCGCGCCTATCGCAGCCTCTATCTCGCCGGCCTCAGACGCGAGGAGGCGCTCGAGCGCATCGCCACGATGAGCGCCGAGACCCCCGAGCTGCACGCCCTGATCGACTTCATCGCCGCCAGCGCGCGCGGCATCGTGCGCTGA
- a CDS encoding DUF4124 domain-containing protein — protein MALSRCLSLLMIAACCCASVRAEVYRCEDAGGVRYQQSPCGRGEQERRIETEPVDRAAAAASEARAARIRAQLEQERARDRAEAKARRARELEERRVEAEERRAAAAERRAEIEAARPTAPPAIYLTPPPRRPSPWVRPPHPRPEPPEPEPETKPGFRLTPHPG, from the coding sequence ATGGCCCTGTCCCGCTGCCTGTCACTGTTGATGATCGCGGCCTGCTGTTGCGCATCGGTGCGAGCCGAGGTCTATCGTTGCGAGGACGCAGGCGGGGTGCGCTATCAGCAATCGCCCTGTGGGCGCGGTGAGCAGGAGCGTCGGATCGAGACCGAGCCGGTCGACCGCGCCGCGGCCGCGGCCTCCGAGGCACGCGCCGCACGCATCCGCGCGCAACTGGAGCAGGAACGCGCGCGCGATCGCGCCGAGGCCAAGGCACGCCGGGCGCGCGAACTCGAGGAGCGACGCGTCGAGGCCGAGGAACGCCGCGCGGCGGCGGCCGAGCGCCGCGCCGAGATCGAGGCGGCACGTCCGACGGCCCCACCGGCGATCTACCTCACCCCACCGCCGCGTCGCCCATCCCCTTGGGTGCGACCACCCCATCCCCGACCGGAACCGCCCGAACCGGAACCCGAGACCAAACCGGGCTTCCGGCTGACCCCGCATCCGGGATAG
- the lpxB gene encoding lipid-A-disaccharide synthase → MLTIGIVANEPSGDLLGAAVVRELQRQLGDTRVRFVGVAGPRMQALGCESLFDMERLSVMGLTEVLGQLRELLGLRRELLRFMLRERPAVLIGVDAPDFNLGLERRARRAGIRTVHLVSPTVWAWRPGRVKGIRRAVDLMLSIFPFEERFLREHGVPARYVGHPLADEIPFEVDRAAARAELGLDPEAPLVALLPGSRMGEVERLAVPFIETARAAHAARPGLRFVVPLINARVGERFRAELQRCAPELPLTLLEGQGREAMSAADVVLTASGTATLEGLLLGRPMLVGYRLHPLTYHLVKQLGLVKVAHIAMANLLAGRELAPEFVQSRCRAELLAPALLELLDDQARRAEIEREYARIHRDLRCDAAREAARAVLDLIGETPR, encoded by the coding sequence ATGCTGACCATCGGCATCGTCGCCAACGAACCCTCGGGCGACCTGCTCGGCGCCGCCGTGGTGCGCGAGCTGCAACGCCAGCTCGGTGACACCCGGGTGCGCTTCGTCGGCGTCGCCGGACCACGGATGCAGGCGCTCGGCTGCGAGAGCCTGTTCGACATGGAACGGCTCTCGGTGATGGGCCTGACCGAGGTGCTCGGCCAGCTGCGCGAGCTGCTCGGGCTGCGCCGCGAGCTGCTGCGCTTCATGCTGCGCGAGCGCCCGGCGGTGCTGATCGGGGTCGACGCCCCGGACTTCAACCTCGGACTCGAACGGCGTGCGCGGCGCGCCGGCATCCGCACCGTGCACCTGGTCAGCCCCACCGTCTGGGCCTGGCGACCGGGGCGGGTCAAGGGGATCCGCCGCGCCGTCGACCTGATGCTCAGCATCTTCCCCTTCGAGGAACGCTTCCTGCGTGAGCACGGGGTGCCGGCGCGCTATGTCGGCCACCCGCTGGCCGACGAGATCCCGTTCGAGGTCGATCGCGCAGCCGCCCGCGCCGAGCTTGGGCTCGACCCGGAGGCGCCGCTGGTGGCGCTGCTCCCGGGCAGCCGCATGGGCGAGGTCGAGCGCCTCGCCGTGCCCTTCATCGAGACCGCCCGCGCGGCCCATGCCGCGCGGCCCGGACTGCGGTTCGTGGTGCCGCTGATCAACGCCAGGGTCGGCGAGCGCTTCCGCGCCGAGCTGCAGCGCTGCGCCCCGGAGCTGCCGCTGACCCTGCTCGAGGGCCAGGGGCGCGAGGCGATGAGCGCCGCCGACGTGGTGCTCACCGCCTCGGGGACCGCGACCCTGGAGGGACTGCTGCTCGGGCGGCCGATGCTGGTCGGCTACCGTCTCCATCCGCTGACCTATCACCTGGTCAAGCAGCTCGGGTTGGTCAAGGTGGCACACATCGCCATGGCCAACCTGCTCGCCGGGCGCGAACTCGCCCCCGAGTTCGTGCAGTCGCGCTGTCGCGCCGAGCTGCTCGCCCCGGCGCTGCTCGAGCTGCTCGACGACCAGGCGCGCCGCGCCGAGATCGAGCGCGAGTACGCCCGTATCCACCGTGACCTGCGCTGCGACGCCGCCCGTGAGGCCGCGCGCGCAGTGCTCGACCTGATCGGAGAGACCCCGAGATGA
- the rnhB gene encoding ribonuclease HII: MTAPVLTAGVDEAGRGPLAGPVAAAAVILDPSRPIAGLDDSKRLSAKRREALYDTIRERALAWSLAWGSVEEIETLNILHASMLAMRRAVEGLATAPGLVLVDGNRCPELPAGLASRAVVGGDALVPEIAAASIIAKVARDRLMLDYERDYPGYGFAGHKGYPTRAHIEALQRLGPCPTHRRGFGPVKRLLEAE; this comes from the coding sequence ATGACCGCCCCCGTCCTCACCGCCGGCGTCGACGAGGCCGGCCGCGGCCCGCTCGCCGGCCCGGTCGCCGCCGCCGCGGTGATCCTCGACCCCAGCCGCCCGATCGCCGGACTCGACGACTCCAAGCGACTCAGCGCTAAGCGTCGCGAGGCGCTCTACGACACCATCCGCGAGCGCGCCCTGGCCTGGTCGCTGGCCTGGGGGAGTGTCGAGGAGATCGAGACACTCAACATCCTCCACGCCTCGATGCTGGCGATGCGCCGCGCCGTCGAGGGGCTCGCCACCGCCCCCGGTCTGGTGCTGGTCGACGGCAACCGCTGCCCGGAGCTGCCCGCCGGGCTGGCGTCGCGCGCCGTGGTCGGCGGTGATGCGCTGGTGCCCGAGATCGCCGCTGCCTCGATCATCGCCAAGGTCGCGCGCGACCGGCTGATGCTTGACTACGAGCGCGACTACCCCGGCTACGGCTTCGCCGGCCACAAGGGCTATCCCACCCGCGCCCACATCGAGGCCCTCCAGCGCCTCGGCCCCTGTCCCACCCACCGCCGCGGCTTCGGTCCGGTCAAGCGACTGCTCGAGGCGGAGTGA
- a CDS encoding OmpH family outer membrane protein: MNFRLIVSTLLLLGATTQALAEDAVEGYRIAVVDPNRVVEQSPQYDAAGDALQRELEERERTLREQQEQVAALQRKLERDGALMSESELQRLQNDIRSRTRKLKYARDEFQEDFVLRQNELRTKLARQVQEVVVELAKEQEIDLVITEGVVYFSDRIDISDLVIERLKAEFEKR; this comes from the coding sequence GTGAATTTTCGTCTCATCGTCTCGACGCTCCTGCTGCTGGGCGCCACCACCCAGGCGCTGGCCGAGGACGCCGTCGAGGGCTACCGCATCGCGGTGGTCGACCCCAACCGGGTGGTCGAACAGTCGCCCCAGTACGATGCTGCGGGCGATGCCCTGCAGCGTGAACTCGAGGAGCGCGAACGCACCCTGCGTGAACAGCAGGAGCAGGTCGCCGCGTTGCAGCGCAAGCTCGAGCGCGACGGTGCGCTGATGAGCGAGAGCGAGCTACAGCGGTTGCAGAACGACATCCGTAGCCGCACCCGCAAACTGAAATACGCCCGCGACGAGTTCCAGGAAGACTTCGTGCTGCGCCAGAACGAGCTGCGCACCAAGCTGGCTCGCCAGGTCCAGGAGGTGGTGGTCGAGTTGGCCAAGGAGCAGGAGATCGATCTGGTGATCACCGAGGGCGTGGTCTATTTCAGCGATCGTATCGATATCTCCGATCTGGTCATCGAACGCCTCAAGGCGGAGTTTGAAAAACGGTGA
- the lpxD gene encoding UDP-3-O-(3-hydroxymyristoyl)glucosamine N-acyltransferase, whose protein sequence is MEISLKELAARLGVPVRGDGAVRLARVARLTDATPDSLSFLGDRKYRRHLTETRAGAVILTETDAEHATVPVLISDNPYLTFARAARILHPRDPVVGGVHPSAVVDPAARIDPGAWIGPLSVVEAEAEIGPGVFVGPSCVIGRGVRVGAESRLVARVTLCEGTVIGARALLHPGAVIGREGFGFAKDGERWERIPQVGRVVLGDDVEIGANTSVDRGAIGDTRIGDGVKLDNHIQIGHNVEIGDNTAIAANTGISGSTRIGRNCTVAGAVGMAGHLEIGDNVHFTGMAMVTRSFPEPGLYSSGIPAMPSADWRRNVARFRHLDELTRRVKQLETHIETMKQTTGQGDC, encoded by the coding sequence TTGGAAATCAGTCTGAAAGAACTCGCGGCGCGCCTCGGCGTGCCCGTGCGTGGTGATGGCGCCGTCCGTCTCGCGCGTGTCGCCCGGCTGACCGACGCGACCCCGGACAGCCTGAGCTTTCTCGGCGACCGCAAGTACCGCCGCCATCTCACCGAGACTCGCGCCGGCGCGGTGATCCTCACCGAGACCGACGCCGAGCACGCCACGGTGCCGGTGCTGATCAGCGACAACCCTTATCTCACATTTGCCCGTGCCGCGCGCATCCTCCATCCGCGTGATCCGGTCGTCGGTGGCGTGCATCCGAGTGCGGTCGTCGACCCCGCCGCGCGGATCGACCCCGGCGCCTGGATCGGTCCGCTCTCCGTGGTCGAGGCCGAGGCCGAAATCGGTCCCGGGGTCTTCGTCGGGCCGAGCTGCGTGATCGGGCGTGGCGTGCGCGTCGGCGCCGAGTCGCGCCTGGTCGCTCGGGTCACCCTGTGTGAGGGGACGGTGATCGGTGCGCGGGCGCTGCTCCATCCCGGCGCGGTGATCGGGCGCGAGGGCTTCGGTTTCGCCAAGGACGGCGAGCGCTGGGAGCGCATCCCCCAGGTCGGGCGGGTGGTGCTCGGCGATGACGTCGAGATCGGCGCCAACACCTCGGTCGATCGCGGCGCGATCGGCGACACCCGAATCGGCGACGGGGTCAAGCTGGATAATCACATCCAGATCGGCCACAACGTCGAAATTGGCGACAATACCGCCATCGCCGCCAACACCGGGATCTCGGGCTCGACCCGGATCGGGCGCAACTGCACCGTCGCCGGGGCCGTCGGCATGGCCGGCCACCTCGAGATCGGCGACAACGTGCACTTCACCGGGATGGCCATGGTCACCCGCTCCTTCCCCGAACCCGGGCTCTACAGCAGCGGCATCCCGGCGATGCCGAGCGCGGATTGGCGGCGTAACGTGGCGCGCTTCAGACACCTCGACGAGCTGACGCGCCGAGTCAAACAGCTAGAGACACACATCGAAACAATGAAACAGACAACAGGGCAGGGGGATTGCTAA
- the fabZ gene encoding 3-hydroxyacyl-ACP dehydratase FabZ codes for MMDIHKVMSLLPHRYPFLLVDRVLDYTVDEYLVAMKNVSINEPFFTGHFPVRPVMPGVLIVEAMAQATGLLAMASRPEQVGEKSLYYFVGIDKARFKRPVEPGDQLIMEVRLGPVRRGIWKFDGEARVDDQVVATAEIMCTARDFTA; via the coding sequence ATGATGGACATCCATAAGGTGATGAGTCTGCTGCCGCATCGCTATCCCTTCCTGCTGGTCGATCGAGTGCTCGACTACACGGTCGACGAATATCTGGTGGCGATGAAGAACGTCTCCATCAACGAGCCCTTCTTCACCGGCCACTTCCCGGTGCGTCCGGTGATGCCGGGCGTGCTGATCGTCGAGGCCATGGCCCAGGCCACCGGGCTCTTGGCGATGGCCTCGCGTCCCGAGCAGGTCGGCGAGAAGTCGCTCTACTACTTCGTCGGCATCGACAAGGCGCGTTTCAAGCGCCCGGTCGAGCCCGGTGACCAGCTGATCATGGAAGTGCGGCTGGGTCCGGTGCGTCGTGGCATCTGGAAGTTCGACGGCGAGGCCCGGGTCGATGACCAGGTGGTCGCCACCGCCGAGATCATGTGTACCGCCAGGGACTTCACTGCTTGA